A region from the Nocardioides coralli genome encodes:
- a CDS encoding helix-turn-helix transcriptional regulator, with the protein MISGRASTVLTALGLDRDQEQLYFRLAPVSGHTVEGVANLLQTGREELAQEACPLVELGLVRIDGERIVVPPLAEVVARLVQRESRVAATAAGRLDALALAVPHLVAAASRPDDEEYEEVHPLDGELSSGGNPLQLIGEMLRTTQGEMLWLRPDAWAMEREALVTKMLGEILATGRTSRAIYPVRAATEAPDALLARARLGEQIRVISDLPTRMFILGDAHAVLPEPIGYTDSPRVHVRQRAVVAALRFWFEALWERATPMPEFDLGEARPDLRRFLLEQLVAGATDAAVARTLGVSLRTVRRRIASMMEELGVDSRFQLGVEAARRGWI; encoded by the coding sequence ATGATCTCGGGCCGCGCTTCCACCGTCCTGACCGCTCTCGGTCTCGACCGTGACCAGGAACAGCTCTACTTCCGCCTCGCCCCCGTCTCCGGCCACACCGTCGAGGGTGTGGCCAACCTGCTCCAGACCGGACGCGAGGAGCTGGCGCAGGAGGCGTGCCCGCTGGTCGAGCTGGGCCTGGTCCGGATCGACGGTGAGCGCATCGTCGTCCCGCCGCTGGCCGAGGTGGTCGCCCGGCTGGTGCAGCGCGAGTCGCGGGTCGCCGCGACCGCGGCCGGCCGGCTGGATGCGCTGGCACTGGCGGTTCCCCACCTGGTCGCGGCGGCGAGTCGGCCCGACGACGAGGAGTACGAGGAGGTGCACCCCCTCGACGGCGAGCTCAGCTCGGGCGGCAACCCGTTGCAGCTGATCGGCGAGATGCTCCGCACCACCCAGGGGGAGATGCTGTGGCTGCGCCCCGACGCGTGGGCGATGGAGCGGGAGGCCCTGGTCACCAAGATGCTCGGCGAGATCCTCGCCACCGGGCGTACGTCGCGGGCGATCTACCCCGTTCGCGCGGCAACGGAGGCCCCCGACGCCCTGCTCGCGCGCGCCCGGCTCGGCGAGCAGATCCGGGTCATCTCCGACCTGCCGACCCGGATGTTCATCCTCGGCGACGCCCACGCCGTGCTGCCGGAGCCGATCGGCTACACCGACTCGCCCCGCGTCCACGTGCGCCAGCGGGCGGTGGTCGCGGCGTTGCGGTTCTGGTTCGAGGCGCTGTGGGAGCGCGCCACCCCGATGCCGGAGTTCGACCTGGGCGAGGCCCGACCGGACCTGCGCCGGTTCCTGCTCGAGCAGCTGGTCGCCGGCGCCACCGACGCCGCGGTGGCCCGGACCCTCGGGGTCAGCCTGCGGACGGTCCGGCGTCGGATCGCGTCGATGATGGAGGAGCTCGGCGTCGACTCCCGGTTCCAGCTCGGCGTCGAGGCCGCCCGCCGCGGCTGGATCTGA
- a CDS encoding DUF3151 domain-containing protein → MSHVDLMAGPPPTHLPADPAADELAEGVAPVDVVRRHPASPIAWAALAALSAEEGADDVTTYAYARVGYHRSLDLLRRNGWKGHGPVPWSHEPNRGFLRCLALLALAARAVGETEEWERCAQFLRDSSPEAAAELLPE, encoded by the coding sequence ATGAGCCACGTGGACCTGATGGCCGGCCCGCCGCCGACCCACCTGCCCGCCGACCCCGCCGCCGACGAGCTCGCCGAGGGCGTCGCACCGGTCGACGTCGTACGCCGCCACCCGGCCTCCCCGATCGCCTGGGCCGCGCTCGCCGCGCTCTCGGCGGAGGAGGGGGCCGACGACGTCACCACCTACGCCTACGCCCGGGTCGGCTACCACCGCTCGCTCGACCTGCTGCGGCGCAACGGCTGGAAGGGCCACGGCCCCGTGCCCTGGTCCCACGAGCCCAACCGCGGCTTCCTGCGCTGCCTGGCCCTGCTCGCCCTGGCCGCCCGAGCCGTCGGCGAGACCGAGGAGTGGGAGCGCTGCGCCCAGTTCCTCCGCGACTCCTCACCCGAGGCCGCCGCCGAGCTCCTGCCGGAGTGA
- a CDS encoding TrmH family RNA methyltransferase gives MSDEGEPRAPYDPMPHGQPEVGLGPWEGPWPEGDQYDAELLRHGDRRNVVDRYRYWTVEAIRADLDTRRHHFHVAIENWQHDFNIGTIVRTANAFLAAEVHIVGNRRWNRRGAMVTDRYQHLRHHETPAGLAAYLHGLAEPVRLLGIDNLPGSDHLETMVLPRHVCFLFGQEGPGLSEAARAVCDGTFSIAQFGSTRSINASAAAAVAMHAWVREYADLSGDTAWRG, from the coding sequence ATGTCCGACGAGGGCGAACCGCGGGCGCCGTACGACCCCATGCCGCACGGCCAGCCCGAGGTGGGGCTCGGCCCGTGGGAGGGACCGTGGCCCGAGGGCGACCAGTACGACGCCGAGCTGCTGCGCCACGGCGACCGGCGCAACGTGGTCGACCGCTACCGCTACTGGACCGTCGAGGCGATCCGCGCCGACCTCGACACGCGCCGGCACCACTTCCACGTCGCCATCGAGAACTGGCAGCACGACTTCAACATCGGCACCATCGTCCGGACCGCCAACGCGTTCCTGGCTGCCGAGGTCCACATCGTCGGCAACCGACGCTGGAACCGCCGCGGCGCGATGGTGACCGACCGCTACCAGCACCTGCGCCACCACGAGACCCCCGCCGGGCTGGCGGCCTACCTCCACGGCCTGGCGGAACCGGTCCGGCTGCTCGGGATCGACAACCTGCCGGGGTCGGACCACCTCGAGACCATGGTGCTCCCGCGCCACGTCTGCTTCCTCTTCGGCCAGGAGGGACCCGGCCTGAGCGAGGCCGCCCGGGCCGTGTGTGACGGCACGTTCTCGATCGCGCAGTTCGGCTCGACCCGGTCGATCAACGCCAGCGCCGCCGCGGCCGTGGCGATGCACGCGTGGGTGCGGGAGTACGCCGACCTGTCCGGTGACACCGCCTGGCGCGGCTGA
- a CDS encoding type IV toxin-antitoxin system AbiEi family antitoxin domain-containing protein, whose amino-acid sequence METRMRAVVGAGDGLATAQALRAAGIPPRLTATWVRDGTLVAVRRGVYTTRELWQSWDVHRRRPLARVRAVSRTLRVPHVFSHDSAALMHGLPVLWPQDSAVHVTRRHLRASITSAGVHHHGARYDDGQVVEIDGLAALDIARTVVDVTREHGYRAGLVAADGAMQRGVSRAQLAAAAEAMRGWPRSLVVRAVVEDADPGAESAVETLGRELLMEMGLQPIETQFPVPIPGGVAWCDLRVGCHVVECDGRQKSRPVADGGLAHGDLEQLLWDERRRQREVCATGLGMSRLVWADFWGDARERAKERIRREEAVTRDRFGAHLPAHLEEFARRVRGRRYRATG is encoded by the coding sequence GTGGAAACGAGGATGCGCGCCGTGGTCGGGGCCGGCGACGGCCTGGCGACGGCACAGGCATTGCGCGCGGCAGGGATCCCGCCTCGGCTCACGGCCACCTGGGTTCGCGACGGGACGCTGGTCGCGGTACGTCGTGGCGTCTACACGACGCGAGAGCTCTGGCAGTCATGGGACGTCCATCGACGCCGTCCGCTGGCTCGCGTCCGCGCCGTGTCACGAACCCTCCGAGTGCCGCACGTCTTCAGCCACGACTCGGCAGCGCTGATGCACGGCCTACCCGTCCTGTGGCCCCAGGACTCAGCCGTGCACGTGACGCGACGTCACCTCCGCGCCTCGATCACCAGTGCCGGCGTCCACCACCACGGGGCCCGGTACGACGACGGCCAGGTCGTGGAGATCGACGGGCTCGCGGCCCTCGACATCGCCCGGACCGTCGTGGACGTGACCCGCGAGCACGGGTACCGGGCGGGGCTGGTCGCGGCGGACGGGGCCATGCAGCGGGGCGTCTCGCGTGCTCAGCTCGCCGCGGCCGCTGAGGCGATGCGCGGCTGGCCCCGCAGCCTGGTCGTGAGGGCCGTCGTGGAGGACGCCGACCCGGGTGCGGAGTCGGCGGTGGAGACGCTCGGGCGTGAGCTGCTGATGGAGATGGGCCTGCAGCCGATCGAGACCCAGTTCCCCGTCCCGATTCCCGGGGGAGTCGCCTGGTGCGACCTGCGGGTCGGCTGCCATGTTGTCGAGTGCGACGGACGGCAGAAGTCCCGGCCGGTCGCGGACGGTGGACTCGCGCACGGTGACCTCGAGCAGCTGCTGTGGGACGAGCGACGGCGTCAGCGAGAGGTCTGCGCCACCGGGCTGGGCATGTCCCGACTCGTCTGGGCCGACTTCTGGGGCGACGCCCGGGAACGCGCCAAGGAACGCATCCGGAGGGAGGAGGCAGTCACGCGCGACCGGTTCGGCGCGCACCTCCCGGCACACCTCGAGGAGTTCGCCCGACGCGTCCGCGGTCGTCGGTACCGCGCGACGGGGTGA
- a CDS encoding diacylglycerol/lipid kinase family protein, with the protein MESCLVITNEGAGTADEASLKCAVDLLSEHTSVEVVATSNPGELDSVLHRAGGRRIVVAGGDGSLHAVVAALHRRRDLASAVLGLIPLGTGNDFARAMDVPLDPEEAAALLVTGDVRPVDMLVDERGGVVVNNVHVGAGAQASRRGDRWKQRLGQVGYKKVNLGRLGYPIGALLAAVKPPQVRLRVEVDGRVVCDVDEPVLMVAVGNGTSVGGGTELTPEADAEDGLVDVMISRSVGPLAKLGYVAQMARSRHHERDDVEYLRAREVTVSGEDFWCAADGEISGPERRRSWRVEPAAYSMVLP; encoded by the coding sequence GTGGAGTCCTGCCTGGTGATCACCAACGAGGGCGCCGGGACCGCCGACGAGGCGTCGCTGAAGTGCGCCGTCGACCTGCTCTCGGAGCACACCTCGGTCGAGGTCGTGGCGACCTCGAACCCGGGCGAGCTCGACAGCGTGCTCCACCGCGCCGGCGGCCGCCGGATCGTGGTCGCGGGCGGCGACGGGAGCCTCCACGCCGTCGTGGCCGCCCTCCACCGGCGCCGCGACCTCGCCTCCGCCGTCCTCGGATTGATCCCGCTCGGCACCGGCAACGACTTCGCCCGCGCGATGGACGTCCCCCTCGACCCGGAGGAGGCGGCCGCGCTGCTGGTCACCGGCGACGTGCGACCGGTGGACATGCTGGTCGACGAGCGCGGCGGCGTCGTGGTCAACAACGTGCACGTGGGCGCCGGCGCCCAGGCCAGCCGCCGGGGTGACCGGTGGAAGCAGCGGCTGGGCCAGGTCGGCTACAAGAAGGTCAACCTCGGGCGGCTGGGTTACCCGATCGGGGCGCTGCTGGCCGCCGTCAAGCCGCCCCAGGTCCGGCTCCGGGTCGAGGTCGACGGCCGCGTCGTGTGCGACGTCGACGAGCCCGTGCTGATGGTCGCGGTCGGCAACGGCACCAGCGTCGGCGGCGGCACCGAGCTGACGCCGGAGGCCGACGCGGAGGACGGGCTGGTCGACGTGATGATCTCCCGCTCGGTGGGGCCGCTGGCCAAGCTCGGGTACGTCGCGCAGATGGCCCGCTCCCGCCACCACGAGCGGGACGACGTCGAGTACCTCCGGGCCCGGGAGGTCACCGTGTCCGGTGAGGACTTCTGGTGTGCGGCCGACGGGGAGATCTCCGGACCGGAGCGGCGACGCTCCTGGCGGGTGGAGCCGGCGGCGTACTCGATGGTGCTGCCCTGA
- the pyrE gene encoding orotate phosphoribosyltransferase has translation MTDPDLARDIDARCRLTGEFTLRSGQVSSEYFDKYLFEADPALLARVARQMEELLPDGTELLGGLEMGGIPIATVLSARTGLPALFVRKEAKTYGTCKLAEGPDVSGRRITLVEDVITTGGAVRDATRSLREYGAMVDHVVCAIDRSPEGENPLADVGLDVRPVLTKAMLDEARG, from the coding sequence ATGACCGACCCGGACCTCGCCAGGGACATCGACGCGCGCTGCCGCCTCACCGGCGAGTTCACGCTGCGGTCGGGCCAGGTGTCGAGCGAGTACTTCGACAAGTACCTCTTCGAGGCCGACCCCGCCCTCCTCGCCCGGGTCGCCCGCCAGATGGAGGAGCTCCTCCCGGACGGCACCGAGCTGCTGGGTGGGCTCGAGATGGGTGGCATCCCGATCGCGACCGTGCTCAGCGCCCGCACCGGGCTGCCGGCGCTCTTCGTGCGCAAGGAGGCGAAGACCTACGGCACCTGCAAGCTGGCCGAGGGCCCGGACGTCTCCGGCCGGCGGATCACCCTCGTCGAGGACGTGATCACCACGGGCGGCGCGGTGCGCGACGCGACCCGCTCCCTGCGCGAGTACGGCGCGATGGTCGACCACGTCGTCTGCGCCATCGACCGGTCGCCGGAGGGCGAGAACCCGCTGGCCGACGTCGGGCTCGACGTACGACCCGTCCTCACCAAGGCGATGCTGGACGAGGCCCGTGGCTGA
- a CDS encoding DUF368 domain-containing protein, whose product MADTVDAPVTRRPRRLLPLDLVRGFLIGMAELVPGVSGGTVALVTGVYEQLIDSASHVLSAVRRLVTGPDRARAVGVEIRRTDWWLILPVLVGMATAVLTMAGVMSGFVTDHPEHARGLFLGLVAASVAVPIRMLPAAHRPAWFDVAVLVAAAVAAFVLTSFAAGGVVAEPAPVVVFAAAAVAICALVVPGVSGSFFLLAVGLYTPTLDAVHERDLGYMAVFALGAITGLALFVRLLHHLLHQHRRTTLLAMAGLMVGSLRALWPWQSSGEDGHGPGALLVPTAPVAGPVLLALLGAVVVTVLVVVESRHHPSEPR is encoded by the coding sequence GTGGCTGACACCGTCGACGCCCCCGTCACCCGGAGGCCACGACGACTGCTGCCGCTCGACCTCGTCCGCGGCTTCCTGATCGGCATGGCCGAGCTGGTCCCGGGGGTCTCCGGCGGCACCGTCGCCCTCGTCACGGGGGTCTACGAGCAGCTGATCGACTCCGCCTCCCACGTCCTCTCGGCCGTACGCCGTCTCGTGACCGGCCCCGACCGGGCACGCGCGGTCGGCGTGGAGATCCGCCGGACCGACTGGTGGCTGATCCTGCCTGTGCTCGTGGGGATGGCGACCGCGGTGCTCACCATGGCGGGGGTGATGAGCGGCTTCGTCACCGACCACCCCGAGCACGCACGCGGGCTGTTCCTCGGCCTGGTCGCGGCGAGCGTCGCGGTACCGATCCGGATGCTGCCGGCCGCTCACCGGCCGGCGTGGTTCGACGTCGCCGTCCTCGTCGCGGCGGCGGTCGCGGCGTTCGTGCTGACCAGCTTCGCCGCGGGTGGGGTCGTGGCCGAGCCGGCACCTGTGGTGGTCTTCGCGGCCGCGGCCGTCGCCATCTGCGCCCTGGTCGTCCCGGGGGTCTCCGGCTCGTTCTTCCTGCTGGCGGTGGGCCTCTACACACCGACGCTGGACGCGGTCCACGAGCGCGACCTCGGCTACATGGCGGTCTTCGCGCTCGGCGCGATCACCGGTCTGGCGTTGTTCGTCCGTCTGCTCCACCACCTGCTCCACCAGCACCGGCGTACCACCCTCCTCGCCATGGCGGGACTGATGGTGGGGTCGCTCCGCGCACTGTGGCCCTGGCAGTCCTCCGGTGAGGACGGCCACGGCCCCGGCGCCCTGCTCGTCCCCACCGCGCCCGTCGCCGGACCGGTGCTGCTGGCCCTGCTCGGTGCGGTCGTGGTGACGGTGCTGGTGGTCGTCGAGTCGCGTCACCACCCGTCCGAGCCCCGCTGA
- a CDS encoding adenylosuccinate synthase, whose protein sequence is MPAIIILGAQWGDEGKGKATDLLATNETIDYVVRTSGGHNAGHTIVVNGEKYATHLLPSGILTPGATSVIGNGVVVSPEALFREIDGLGARGVDGVEDRLVVSASAHVIAPFHVTVDKVTERFLGKNRIGTTGRGIGPAYADKVNRLGIRVADLFDEGILRAKVEGSLDVKNQLLAKVYNRRAVEVDAVVEELLSHAERLRPMVRDTSLLLNQALDAGETVLFEGAQATMLDVDHGTYPFVTSSSPVAGGVCTGAGVGPTRIDRVIGVIKAYTTRVGSGPFPTELFDADGEKLWEVGGEVGVSTGRDRRCGWYDAVIARYASRVNGLTDLFLTKLDVLSSWERVPVCVAYDVDGVRHDEMPMTQTEFHHAQPVYEFLDGWGEDISGCRSFAELPKNAQRYVTALEEMSGTPIWGVGVGPGREQTLVVHDR, encoded by the coding sequence ATGCCGGCCATCATCATCCTGGGCGCCCAGTGGGGCGACGAGGGCAAGGGCAAGGCGACCGACCTGCTCGCGACGAACGAGACGATCGACTACGTCGTCCGCACCAGCGGCGGCCACAACGCCGGCCACACGATCGTCGTCAACGGCGAGAAGTACGCGACCCACCTGCTGCCCTCCGGGATCCTCACGCCGGGGGCCACCTCGGTGATCGGCAACGGCGTGGTGGTGTCGCCCGAGGCGCTCTTCCGCGAGATCGACGGTCTGGGAGCCCGCGGTGTCGACGGTGTCGAGGACCGGCTCGTCGTCTCGGCGAGCGCCCACGTCATCGCGCCCTTCCACGTCACGGTCGACAAGGTGACCGAGCGGTTCCTCGGCAAGAACCGGATCGGCACGACGGGGCGCGGCATCGGGCCGGCGTACGCCGACAAGGTCAACCGGCTCGGCATCCGGGTGGCGGACCTCTTCGACGAGGGGATCCTGCGTGCCAAGGTCGAGGGGTCCCTCGACGTGAAGAACCAGCTGCTCGCCAAGGTCTACAACCGTCGTGCGGTCGAGGTCGACGCGGTCGTGGAGGAGCTGCTGTCTCACGCCGAGCGGCTCCGGCCGATGGTGCGTGACACCTCGCTGCTGCTCAACCAGGCGCTCGACGCCGGCGAGACGGTGCTCTTCGAGGGCGCGCAGGCCACGATGCTCGACGTCGACCACGGCACGTACCCGTTCGTGACGTCGTCCTCACCGGTCGCCGGCGGTGTGTGCACCGGCGCCGGCGTCGGCCCCACCCGCATCGACCGGGTGATCGGCGTCATCAAGGCCTACACCACCCGGGTCGGGTCCGGACCGTTCCCGACCGAGCTCTTCGACGCCGACGGCGAGAAGCTCTGGGAGGTCGGCGGCGAGGTCGGCGTCTCGACGGGGCGCGACCGCCGCTGTGGCTGGTACGACGCGGTCATCGCCCGCTACGCCAGCCGGGTCAACGGCCTGACCGACCTGTTCCTCACCAAGCTCGACGTGCTGTCCAGCTGGGAGCGCGTGCCGGTCTGCGTCGCCTACGACGTCGACGGCGTGCGTCACGACGAGATGCCGATGACCCAGACCGAGTTCCACCACGCCCAGCCGGTCTACGAGTTCCTCGACGGCTGGGGGGAGGACATCTCCGGGTGCCGCAGCTTCGCCGAGCTGCCCAAGAACGCCCAGCGCTACGTCACGGCGCTGGAGGAGATGTCGGGCACCCCCATCTGGGGTGTCGGGGTCGGCCCGGGCCGCGAGCAGACGCTGGTCGTCCACGACCGCTGA
- a CDS encoding DedA family protein has product MTGAQFGPGVSAEPLLSQSALLPGLLGIEWMDLGWWLESSGSVFFWVCLVILFVECGLLFPFLPGDTLLFGVGLFVATGRLDLIPGAVWVDLTVALVLMTTAAFVGNVVGYEIGRRVGPPLYRRDGRLPSRRHFDRTHAFFRRHGPLALVAGRYVAFVRTYITVVAGAIEMERRRFLLWSLVGAASWVLSLGLLGYFLGASAPWLQENLELAMLAILTVFAVPLVYEAWLARHRDRETEEGSLAAELRERPQRGSDGW; this is encoded by the coding sequence GTGACGGGGGCGCAGTTCGGACCCGGGGTCTCGGCCGAGCCACTCCTGTCCCAGTCGGCCCTGCTGCCGGGGCTGCTCGGCATCGAGTGGATGGATCTCGGCTGGTGGCTCGAGAGCTCCGGCTCCGTCTTCTTCTGGGTCTGCCTGGTCATCCTGTTCGTCGAGTGCGGCCTGCTCTTCCCGTTCCTGCCCGGCGACACGCTGCTGTTCGGCGTGGGGCTCTTCGTGGCCACGGGCAGGCTCGACCTGATCCCGGGAGCGGTGTGGGTGGACCTCACCGTCGCCCTGGTGCTGATGACGACCGCGGCGTTCGTCGGCAACGTGGTGGGGTACGAGATCGGCCGACGGGTGGGCCCGCCGCTCTACCGGCGGGACGGACGGCTGCCGAGCCGTCGCCACTTCGACCGGACGCACGCCTTCTTCCGGCGGCACGGGCCGCTGGCCCTGGTCGCCGGACGCTACGTCGCGTTCGTGCGCACCTACATCACCGTGGTGGCCGGGGCGATCGAGATGGAACGCCGCCGCTTCCTGCTCTGGTCGCTCGTGGGAGCGGCGTCGTGGGTCCTCTCCCTCGGGCTGCTCGGCTACTTCCTCGGGGCCAGCGCGCCGTGGCTGCAGGAGAACCTCGAGCTGGCGATGCTGGCCATCCTCACGGTGTTCGCCGTGCCGCTGGTCTACGAGGCCTGGCTCGCACGACACCGCGACCGCGAGACGGAGGAGGGGTCGCTGGCCGCGGAGCTGCGGGAGCGCCCTCAGCGGGGCTCGGACGGGTGGTGA
- a CDS encoding maleylpyruvate isomerase N-terminal domain-containing protein — MSLSIADDVLATARVVRELVADDAVARRWRDESACAGMTVGGLTHHLAAQATTAIGLLSSEPYAGEPIPVAQHYRQAPWANSSLDAEVNVSIREGSDEAAGRGHAAVLAQLDEEIPRLADVLDGVDDDTAVLVPWQGWALTAHDLVVTRLMEMVVHGDDLAASVDLPTPAFPREAVRLVVGLLGEVAVDRHGQVAVVRALSRPQRAPATVSAF, encoded by the coding sequence GTGAGCCTGAGCATCGCCGACGACGTCCTGGCCACCGCCCGGGTGGTGCGCGAGCTGGTGGCCGACGACGCCGTGGCGCGGCGCTGGCGGGACGAGAGCGCGTGCGCCGGCATGACGGTCGGCGGCCTCACCCACCACCTGGCGGCGCAGGCCACCACGGCGATCGGCCTCCTCTCCTCCGAGCCGTACGCCGGTGAGCCGATCCCCGTCGCGCAGCACTACCGCCAGGCGCCGTGGGCCAACAGCTCGCTGGACGCGGAGGTCAACGTCTCGATCCGCGAGGGCTCCGACGAGGCTGCCGGACGTGGCCACGCCGCGGTGCTGGCGCAGCTCGACGAGGAGATCCCCCGGCTCGCCGACGTGCTGGACGGGGTCGACGACGACACGGCTGTCCTCGTCCCGTGGCAGGGCTGGGCGCTCACGGCGCACGACCTGGTGGTGACCCGGCTCATGGAGATGGTCGTCCACGGCGACGACCTCGCCGCGAGCGTCGACCTGCCGACGCCGGCGTTCCCCCGCGAGGCGGTGCGGCTGGTGGTGGGTCTGCTCGGCGAGGTCGCGGTCGACCGGCACGGGCAGGTCGCCGTGGTCCGGGCCCTGAGCCGCCCGCAGCGCGCACCGGCCACGGTCTCCGCGTTCTGA
- the lysS gene encoding lysine--tRNA ligase — MARGQQGPPTDWVTRAADDALRHAREGEQVTCSSGASPSGPVHLGNLREFLTVHFVADELARRGVPVRHLHVWDDYDRFRKVPAGVDPSWADHIGRPLSAVPDPWECHPSWAEHFKEPLRDALHELGVDMEEVSQTERYRAGVYRDQILRAVSHRDDIEQVLARHRTKEVDADSAATVDDLARFPFKPYCRQCGRDTTTAASYDEESTDLAYDCSSCGFSGVTNLTTQHEGKLVWKVDWPMRWAFEHVDFEPAGMDHATPGSSFTVGHELVESVFEMPRPAWFGYGFVGFAGMQKMSSSAGGAPTASDALEVLEAPILRWLYVRRNPRQTFDIDFGPEVVRLYDEWDALGRKAASGKRDVAVLAHERASATAMAGQLPTSPVTVPFRVLSSVTDVTAGSADQISRIVSHVGHAHDSVAELEPRLTKAMRWTTDYVPPADRTTVRSAPDTARLASLSPQEQEWLSLLLSGLGSDELDLDPVTSLVYGVPKLARGLDLDAAPTDEVKSDQKEFFRLLYNLLVDADRGPRLPTLIVALGAERVRSLLGG; from the coding sequence ATGGCACGAGGCCAGCAGGGGCCACCCACCGACTGGGTGACCCGGGCCGCCGACGACGCCCTCCGTCACGCCCGCGAGGGCGAGCAGGTCACCTGCTCCTCCGGGGCGTCCCCCTCCGGTCCGGTCCACCTGGGGAACCTGCGGGAGTTCCTCACCGTCCACTTCGTCGCCGACGAGCTGGCGCGGCGCGGCGTCCCGGTGCGGCACCTCCACGTGTGGGACGACTACGACCGGTTCCGCAAGGTGCCGGCGGGCGTCGACCCCTCGTGGGCCGACCACATCGGGCGACCCCTGAGCGCCGTCCCCGACCCGTGGGAGTGCCACCCCTCGTGGGCCGAGCACTTCAAGGAGCCGCTGCGCGACGCGCTCCACGAGCTGGGCGTCGACATGGAGGAGGTGTCGCAGACCGAGCGCTACCGCGCCGGGGTCTACCGCGACCAGATCCTCCGGGCCGTCTCGCACCGCGACGACATCGAGCAGGTGCTGGCCCGCCACCGCACCAAGGAGGTCGACGCCGACAGCGCGGCCACGGTCGACGACCTGGCCCGGTTCCCGTTCAAGCCCTACTGCCGGCAGTGCGGGCGCGACACGACCACGGCGGCGTCGTACGACGAGGAGAGCACCGACCTCGCCTACGACTGCTCCTCCTGCGGGTTCAGCGGCGTCACCAACCTCACCACCCAGCACGAGGGCAAGCTGGTGTGGAAGGTCGACTGGCCGATGCGGTGGGCCTTCGAGCACGTCGACTTCGAGCCGGCCGGCATGGACCACGCGACGCCGGGGTCGTCCTTCACGGTGGGCCACGAGCTCGTCGAGTCGGTCTTCGAGATGCCCCGACCCGCCTGGTTCGGCTACGGCTTCGTCGGCTTCGCCGGCATGCAGAAGATGTCGTCGTCCGCGGGCGGGGCACCGACCGCGAGCGACGCGCTCGAGGTGCTGGAGGCGCCGATCCTGCGGTGGCTCTACGTGCGCCGCAACCCCCGGCAGACCTTCGACATCGACTTCGGGCCCGAGGTGGTGCGGCTCTACGACGAGTGGGACGCGCTGGGCCGCAAGGCGGCCTCGGGCAAGCGTGACGTCGCCGTGCTCGCCCACGAGCGTGCCTCGGCCACCGCCATGGCCGGGCAGCTGCCGACGTCCCCGGTGACCGTCCCGTTCCGGGTGCTGTCGTCGGTGACCGACGTGACCGCGGGGTCGGCCGACCAGATCAGCCGGATCGTGTCCCACGTCGGCCACGCCCACGACTCCGTGGCCGAGCTGGAGCCGCGGCTGACCAAGGCGATGCGGTGGACCACCGACTACGTGCCGCCGGCGGACCGCACCACGGTCCGGAGCGCCCCCGACACCGCTCGCCTGGCGTCGCTGTCGCCGCAGGAGCAGGAGTGGCTCTCGCTGCTGTTGTCCGGCCTCGGGTCCGACGAGCTCGACCTCGACCCCGTGACCTCGCTGGTCTACGGCGTACCCAAGCTCGCCCGCGGCCTCGACCTCGACGCGGCGCCCACCGACGAGGTGAAGTCCGACCAGAAGGAGTTCTTCCGGCTCCTCTACAACCTGCTGGTGGACGCCGACCGTGGGCCGCGGCTGCCCACCCTCATCGTCGCCCTCGGGGCGGAGCGGGTCCGCTCGCTGCTGGGTGGCTGA